One genomic region from Electrophorus electricus isolate fEleEle1 chromosome 23, fEleEle1.pri, whole genome shotgun sequence encodes:
- the mpnd gene encoding MPN domain-containing protein isoform X2, with translation MGSEPPLSPQVVEEGGEEEEEELSGAEEGELRVSAGRGSVLTRRGITLRVLLKDGLVESGDGVLSIHYLGKNFVGDLLTDGKIRWVETGQIFNSPSAWATHCKRLVNPAKKSGCGWASVRYRGQKLAQYKTSWLRKYQPSADVSLASEGEDDEMAEDEEEDAKAAFPAEEKNRKSKPESHDVSVVQRRGDRERVPVRYCSLGTRDVARDPHTLVELSAFSAINRFQPFNVAVSSNVLLLMDFHCHLTTSEVVGYLGGRWDTTTQLLTVLRAFPCRTRLGDRDAAPAVEEEICQNLFMRGLSLVGWYHSHPRGPALPSLQDIDSQMDHQLRLQGSSNGFQPCLGIICGPYYHGNQGVASTITPFWVVPPPEQRPNDYGIPVAVEVTYVQDNFLTTDVLNEMMLLVEYYRAAPDLVNFSQMWCPDTSILDKIKASLSGHAPKDQAYAQILEHVYNQLRNMQ, from the exons ATGG GTTCAGAGCCACCGTTGTCCCCTCAGGTCGTGGAGGAGGGgggtgaggaggaagaggaggaattGAGCGGGGCCGAGGAAGGCGAGCTGAGGGTGTCGGCGGGGAGGGGCTCCGTCCTCACACGCAGGGGCATCACACTCAGGGTTCTGCTAAAAGACGGCCTCGTGGAGTCTGGGGACGGAGTGCTGTCCATACACTACCTG ggGAAGAATTTTGTGGGCGACCTGCTGACAGACGGGAAGATCCGCTGGGTGGAGACGGGTCAGATCTTCAACTCTCCGAGCGCCTGGGCCACACACTGCAAGCGTCTGGTCAACCCGGCCAAGAAGTCCGGCTGTGGCTGGGCGTCGGTACGCTACCGTGGACAGAAGCTGGCCCAGTACAAAACCAGCTGGCTACGCAAGTACCAGCCCAGCGCTGATGTG AGCCTGGccagtgagggagaggatgatgAAATGGCAGAAGACGAAGAGGAGGATGCGAAGGCTGCCTTCCCAGCCGAGGAAAAAAACCGGAAGTCCAAACCAGAATCCCATG ACGTCAGCGTggtgcagaggagaggagacagagagagggtcCCTGTCAGATACTGCTCGCTGGGGACCAGAGACGTCGCCAG AGACCCCCACACCCTCGTGGAGCTGTCGGCCTTCTCAGCCATCAACCGCTTCCAGCCGTTCAATGTCGCCGTGTCCAGCAACGTCCTGCTGTTAATG GACTTCCACTGTCACCTGACCACGAGCGAGGTTGTGGGTTATCTCGGAGGCCGATGGGACACCACCACACAAC TGCTGACAGTTTTGCGGGCCTTCCCCTGCCGCACACGCCTAGGTGACAGGGACGCTGCACCtgctgtggaggaggag ATCTGCCAAAATCTGTTCATGCGAGGGCTGTCATTGGTCGGCTGGTATCACAGTCATCCTCGAGGCCCCGCCCTCCCTTCTCTCCAAGACATCGATTCGCAGATGGACCACCAGCTCCGCCTACAGGGCAGCAGCAACGGCTTTCAGCCGTGTCTGGGGATCATCTGTG gaccatattaccatggcaaccagggTGTGGCATCAACAATCACTCCATTCTGGGTGGTTCCTCCTCCAGAG CAAAGGCCTAATGACTACGGTATCCCCGTGGCTGTGGAGGTGACGTACGTGCAGGACAACTTCCTCACCACAGACGTCCTGAACGAGATG ATGCTGCTGGTGGAGTATTATCGAGCTGCTCCTGACCTGGTGAACTTCAGTCAGATGTGGTGTCCTGATACCTCAATACTGGATAAGATCAag GCATCTTTGAGTGGCCACGCCCCCAAAGACCAGGCCTACGCCCAGATCCTAGAGCACGTATACAATCAGCTACGGAACATGCAGTGA
- the mpnd gene encoding MPN domain-containing protein isoform X1 translates to MAPIDNSHIHICSEPPLSPQVVEEGGEEEEEELSGAEEGELRVSAGRGSVLTRRGITLRVLLKDGLVESGDGVLSIHYLGKNFVGDLLTDGKIRWVETGQIFNSPSAWATHCKRLVNPAKKSGCGWASVRYRGQKLAQYKTSWLRKYQPSADVSLASEGEDDEMAEDEEEDAKAAFPAEEKNRKSKPESHDVSVVQRRGDRERVPVRYCSLGTRDVARDPHTLVELSAFSAINRFQPFNVAVSSNVLLLMDFHCHLTTSEVVGYLGGRWDTTTQLLTVLRAFPCRTRLGDRDAAPAVEEEICQNLFMRGLSLVGWYHSHPRGPALPSLQDIDSQMDHQLRLQGSSNGFQPCLGIICGPYYHGNQGVASTITPFWVVPPPEQRPNDYGIPVAVEVTYVQDNFLTTDVLNEMMLLVEYYRAAPDLVNFSQMWCPDTSILDKIKASLSGHAPKDQAYAQILEHVYNQLRNMQ, encoded by the exons ATGGCACCCATTGACAATTCGCATATTCACATTT GTTCAGAGCCACCGTTGTCCCCTCAGGTCGTGGAGGAGGGgggtgaggaggaagaggaggaattGAGCGGGGCCGAGGAAGGCGAGCTGAGGGTGTCGGCGGGGAGGGGCTCCGTCCTCACACGCAGGGGCATCACACTCAGGGTTCTGCTAAAAGACGGCCTCGTGGAGTCTGGGGACGGAGTGCTGTCCATACACTACCTG ggGAAGAATTTTGTGGGCGACCTGCTGACAGACGGGAAGATCCGCTGGGTGGAGACGGGTCAGATCTTCAACTCTCCGAGCGCCTGGGCCACACACTGCAAGCGTCTGGTCAACCCGGCCAAGAAGTCCGGCTGTGGCTGGGCGTCGGTACGCTACCGTGGACAGAAGCTGGCCCAGTACAAAACCAGCTGGCTACGCAAGTACCAGCCCAGCGCTGATGTG AGCCTGGccagtgagggagaggatgatgAAATGGCAGAAGACGAAGAGGAGGATGCGAAGGCTGCCTTCCCAGCCGAGGAAAAAAACCGGAAGTCCAAACCAGAATCCCATG ACGTCAGCGTggtgcagaggagaggagacagagagagggtcCCTGTCAGATACTGCTCGCTGGGGACCAGAGACGTCGCCAG AGACCCCCACACCCTCGTGGAGCTGTCGGCCTTCTCAGCCATCAACCGCTTCCAGCCGTTCAATGTCGCCGTGTCCAGCAACGTCCTGCTGTTAATG GACTTCCACTGTCACCTGACCACGAGCGAGGTTGTGGGTTATCTCGGAGGCCGATGGGACACCACCACACAAC TGCTGACAGTTTTGCGGGCCTTCCCCTGCCGCACACGCCTAGGTGACAGGGACGCTGCACCtgctgtggaggaggag ATCTGCCAAAATCTGTTCATGCGAGGGCTGTCATTGGTCGGCTGGTATCACAGTCATCCTCGAGGCCCCGCCCTCCCTTCTCTCCAAGACATCGATTCGCAGATGGACCACCAGCTCCGCCTACAGGGCAGCAGCAACGGCTTTCAGCCGTGTCTGGGGATCATCTGTG gaccatattaccatggcaaccagggTGTGGCATCAACAATCACTCCATTCTGGGTGGTTCCTCCTCCAGAG CAAAGGCCTAATGACTACGGTATCCCCGTGGCTGTGGAGGTGACGTACGTGCAGGACAACTTCCTCACCACAGACGTCCTGAACGAGATG ATGCTGCTGGTGGAGTATTATCGAGCTGCTCCTGACCTGGTGAACTTCAGTCAGATGTGGTGTCCTGATACCTCAATACTGGATAAGATCAag GCATCTTTGAGTGGCCACGCCCCCAAAGACCAGGCCTACGCCCAGATCCTAGAGCACGTATACAATCAGCTACGGAACATGCAGTGA
- the sh3gl1b gene encoding SH3-domain GRB2-like 1b isoform X1, whose translation MSVAGLKKQFYKASQMVSEKVGGAEGTKLDEEFRDLERKVDVTSKAVVEVISKTSEYLQPNPASRAKLSMLNTMSKIRGQVKSPGYPQVEGLLGECMAKYGRELGEDTNFGAALVDAGDSMKRLAEVKDSLDIDVKQNFIDPLQGLCDKDLREIQHHLKKLEGRRLDYDYKKKRQGKIPDEELKQALEKFHESKEVAEISMYNLLETDIEQVTQLSSLVESQLHYHRQAVQILEELADKLKDRINESKSRPRREYVPKPKPVFDFGEPNDQSNGGFTPAPPSTRTSEPYHRLGKSTRKPRLTPSEPPCCKALYDFEPENDGELGFREGDVITLTNQIDENWYEGMLHGQSGFFPLNYVEVIVPLPH comes from the exons ATGTCTGTTGCGGGCTTGAAGAAGCAGTTTTACAAAGCCAGTCAG ATGGTGAGCGAGAAGGTCGGAGGAGCAGAGGGAACCAAACTTGACGAAGAATTCCGGGACCTGGAGCGG AAGGTGGATGTGACGAGTAAGGCGGTGGTAGAGGTGATCTCCAAAACCTCGGAGTACCTGCAGCCCAACCCTG cgtcACGTGCCAAGCTGTCCATGCTGAACACCATGTCTAAGATCCGTGGGCAGGTGAAGAGCCCCGGATACCCCCAGGTCGAGGGGCTTCTGGGGGAGTGCATGGCCAAATACGGTCGAGAGCTGGGGGAAGACACCAACTTCG GCGCCGCCCTGGTGGACGCAGGGGACAGCATGAAGAGGCTGGCCGAGGTGAAGGACTCTCTGGACATCGACGTCAAGCAGAACTTCATTGACCCGCTCCAAGGCTTGTGTGACAAGGACCTGAGGGAGATACAG CACCACCTAAAGAAGCTGGAAGGCCGGCGGCTGGATTACGACTACAAGAAGAAGCGGCAGGGGAAGATTCCGGATGAGGAGCTGAAGCAGGCCCTGGAGAAATTCCACGAGTCCAAAGAAGTAGCTGAGATCAGCATGTACAACCTGCTAGAGACAGAT ATCGAGCAGGTGACTCAGCTCTCCTCTCTGGTGGAGTCTCAGCTGCATTATCACAGGCAGGCTGTGCAGATCCTCGAGGAGCTCGCAGACAAACTCAAagacag GATCAACGAGTCAAAGTCTCGTCCTCGCAGAGAGTATGTCCCTAAACCCAAACCTGTCTTTGATTTCGGGGAGCCCAACGACCAATCAAACGGCGGCTTCACGCCAGCTCCCCCGTCAACTCGTACCTCAG AACCGTACCACAGGCTTGGCAAGTCAACCCGGAAACCCAGACTGA cTCCCTCAGAGCCACCCTGCTGTAAGGCTCTATATGACTTTGAGCCTGAAAATGATGGTGAACTGGGCTTTCGTGAAGGTGATGTCATCACCCTGACCAATCAGATCGATGAGAACTGGTATGAGGGCATGCTGCACGGCCAATCAGGATTCTTCCCTCTCAACTATGTGGAGGTGATCGTCCCGCTGCCTCACTAG
- the sh3gl1b gene encoding SH3-domain GRB2-like 1b isoform X2: MSVAGLKKQFYKASQMVSEKVGGAEGTKLDEEFRDLERKVDVTSKAVVEVISKTSEYLQPNPASRAKLSMLNTMSKIRGQVKSPGYPQVEGLLGECMAKYGRELGEDTNFGAALVDAGDSMKRLAEVKDSLDIDVKQNFIDPLQGLCDKDLREIQHHLKKLEGRRLDYDYKKKRQGKIPDEELKQALEKFHESKEVAEISMYNLLETDIEQVTQLSSLVESQLHYHRQAVQILEELADKLKDRINESKSRPRREYVPKPKPVFDFGEPNDQSNGGFTPAPPSTRTSAPSEPPCCKALYDFEPENDGELGFREGDVITLTNQIDENWYEGMLHGQSGFFPLNYVEVIVPLPH; encoded by the exons ATGTCTGTTGCGGGCTTGAAGAAGCAGTTTTACAAAGCCAGTCAG ATGGTGAGCGAGAAGGTCGGAGGAGCAGAGGGAACCAAACTTGACGAAGAATTCCGGGACCTGGAGCGG AAGGTGGATGTGACGAGTAAGGCGGTGGTAGAGGTGATCTCCAAAACCTCGGAGTACCTGCAGCCCAACCCTG cgtcACGTGCCAAGCTGTCCATGCTGAACACCATGTCTAAGATCCGTGGGCAGGTGAAGAGCCCCGGATACCCCCAGGTCGAGGGGCTTCTGGGGGAGTGCATGGCCAAATACGGTCGAGAGCTGGGGGAAGACACCAACTTCG GCGCCGCCCTGGTGGACGCAGGGGACAGCATGAAGAGGCTGGCCGAGGTGAAGGACTCTCTGGACATCGACGTCAAGCAGAACTTCATTGACCCGCTCCAAGGCTTGTGTGACAAGGACCTGAGGGAGATACAG CACCACCTAAAGAAGCTGGAAGGCCGGCGGCTGGATTACGACTACAAGAAGAAGCGGCAGGGGAAGATTCCGGATGAGGAGCTGAAGCAGGCCCTGGAGAAATTCCACGAGTCCAAAGAAGTAGCTGAGATCAGCATGTACAACCTGCTAGAGACAGAT ATCGAGCAGGTGACTCAGCTCTCCTCTCTGGTGGAGTCTCAGCTGCATTATCACAGGCAGGCTGTGCAGATCCTCGAGGAGCTCGCAGACAAACTCAAagacag GATCAACGAGTCAAAGTCTCGTCCTCGCAGAGAGTATGTCCCTAAACCCAAACCTGTCTTTGATTTCGGGGAGCCCAACGACCAATCAAACGGCGGCTTCACGCCAGCTCCCCCGTCAACTCGTACCTCAG cTCCCTCAGAGCCACCCTGCTGTAAGGCTCTATATGACTTTGAGCCTGAAAATGATGGTGAACTGGGCTTTCGTGAAGGTGATGTCATCACCCTGACCAATCAGATCGATGAGAACTGGTATGAGGGCATGCTGCACGGCCAATCAGGATTCTTCCCTCTCAACTATGTGGAGGTGATCGTCCCGCTGCCTCACTAG
- the rorca gene encoding RAR-related orphan receptor C a, which yields MRAQIEVIPCKICGDKSSGIHYGVITCEGCKGFFRRSQQNNAMYSCSRQRNCPIDRTSRNRCQHCRLQKCLALGMSRDAVKFGRMSKKQRASLYAEVQKHQQSQEHEGDLGVAPVLPRAGAEPSGSVHGRAYSRSSSSAPSDFDDVGALPDGLPFDFPRTPEGASEYGTLEPLGGCRGNGSSPQSSPEQSGAECGDGPHVRRDHRPLQEVEMGLYTRSLLHGLPDSCSLLEIERITQSIVKSHMETSQYTPEELKRLSWTIYTAEETRAYQNRATEVMWQQCVVHITNAIQYVVEFAKHIVGFMELCQNDQIVLLKGGVLPVLLVRTCRTYNPVSHTLFFDGKFASTELFKALGCDDLVNAVYDLAGSMSHLQLSEEEMALFSAAVLFAPDRPWLTHRHQVRQLQEKVYVALQRCLTRGGAGEEKLAKMVAKLPTMKSICNLHIDKLEFFRLLHPETAFNFPPLYREVFGSELAFPDSTKG from the exons ATGAGAG CTCAAATTGAGGTGATCCCTTGTAAGATCTGTGGGGACAAGTCATCTGGTATTCACTACGGCGTGATCACGTGTGAAGGGTGCAAG GGTTTCTTCCGTCGCAGTCAACAGAACAACGCCATGTACTCGTGCTCTCGACAGAGGAACTGCCCCATCGACCGGACCAGCCGGAACCGCTGCCAGCACTGTCGCTTGCAGAAGTGCCTGGCACTGGGCATGAGCCGTGACG CGGTGAAGTTTGGTCGCATGTCCAAGAAGCAGCGTGCCAGCCTGTATGCTGAGGTCCAGAAGCATCAGCAGTCACAGGAGCACGAAGGTGACCTAGGGGTCGCTCCCGTCCTGCCCCGAGCGGGGGCGGAGCCGAGCGGCAGCGTGCACGGGAGAGCCTACAGCCGCAGCTCCAGCTCCGCCCCCAGCGACTTCGACGACGTCGGCGCCTTGCCCGACGGCCTGCCGTTCGATTTTCCCCGTACACCAGAGGGCGCCAGTGAGTATGGCACCCTGGAGCCGCTGGGGGGCTGCAGAGGGAATGGCTCCTCCCCCCAGAGCTCTCCGGAGCAGAGCGGGGCGGAGTGTGGCGATGGACCCCACGTCAGACGTGACCACCGGCCCCtgcaggaggtggagatgggCCTATACACACGCTCGCTGCTACACGGCCTGCCGGACAGCTGCTCATTGCTCGAGATAG aGCGTATCACCCAGAGCATAGTGAAGTCTCACATGGAGACGAGTCAGTACACTCCAGAGGAGTTGAAGCGTCTATCCTGGACTATCTACACAGCCGAGGAAACACGTGCCTACCAGAACAGG GCTACCGAGGTGAtgtggcagcagtgtgtggtCCACATCACCAACGCCATCCAGTACGTGGTGGAGTTTGCCAAGCATATCGTGGGATTCATGGAGCTGTGTCAGAATGACCAGATCGTCCTCCTCAAAGGAG GAGTCCTGCCTGTGTTGCTGGTACGGACATGCAGGACCTATAACCCTGTCAGCCACACGCTCTTCTTCGATGGGAAGTTCGCCAGTACTGAGCTCTTCAAGGCTCTCG GTTGTGACGACCTGGTGAACGCGGTGTACGACCTGGCCGGGTCCATGAGCCATCTGCAGCTCAGCGAGGAGGAGATGGCCCTGTTCAGCGCAGCCGTTCTCTTCGCTCCAG ACCGACCTTggcttacacacagacaccaagtTCGGCAGCTTCAGGAGAAGGTCTATGTGGCGCTGCAGCGCTGTCTGACCAGAGGGGGCGCTGGAGAGGAGAAACTGGCCAAG ATGGTAGCTAAGCTGCCCACGATGAAGTCCATCTGTAACCTCCATATTGACAAGCTGGAGTTTTTCCGCCTTCTCCACCCTGAAACAGCCTTCAACTTCCCTCCGCTCTACAGGGAGGTGTTTGGCAGCGAACTTGCCTTCCCAGACTCCACCAAGGGCTAG